Within the Chiloscyllium plagiosum isolate BGI_BamShark_2017 chromosome 31, ASM401019v2, whole genome shotgun sequence genome, the region ATTGCTGCCAATTCTGTTAacatagaaacttagaaaataggaagaggagtaggccattcggccctttgaacctgcatCATCATTCAACATGATTGTAGCTGATCATTTAACTCAGTGCCCTATTCATGCTTTCTCCCACATTCTTTGAACCCTTTAGCACCAAACCAAGTAAGTTGACAATGAACTTGTCCATCACTTTCCCCTGTTCTTACATGACATCCAGTAGGAATGCTAGCCTTCAATGCCCGTGTGCGAGGAAACTGGCTCACTCTTGATCACTACCCGTGCTGGCAAGAGTCCAGCTTTGAATATCAGGTGAGGAGAAAACTAGTTTGGATGAAGTTATGCTGTTTCTTCTTTTCCAAATAACTCACCTGCCTTTACTCTGCAGGTCATAAACGATGCACTGTCACTTGCCTGAGATACTGATTTGTAGCAATACAGGGATCATGGAATAATACAGCACGAAAGGGGGCCATTCAGGCGACCATGTCTGTGCAAGCCCTCTGGGGTAGTACCTTACCTAAAGCCAGTCCTCTGCCTTCTCccctgaaataattgcacagaggccagtatcctgtcaccaagccaccctttatttatacatgcgcTGTACCCTGGCTGTGatcagccagcttggagtcagtccctgaagtgagAAGACTCTCTGAATCCCTTgtttatatagtcatagagtcacatagatgtactgcatggaaacagacccttcagtccaactcatccatgccgatcagatattctaaatgaatctagtcccacttgccagcatttggcccagatccctctaaacccttcctttcaacatacccatccagatgtcttttaaatgctgttattgtatcagcctccaccacttcttctagcagctcatttcacacacgcaccaccctctgtgtgaaagagttgcccctaaGATCCCTtgtgtatctttcccctctcaccataaacctattccctctagttctggactcccccaccccggggaaaatatcttgtttatttatcttatccatacacctcatgactttgtaaacctctatatggtcaccccttggccaccaatgcttcagggaaaacagtcttagctcaatctgtcagccagggctccctgattggcccaggataacaaccccaatcaaggatctcatagtcaataagatctaCCTGTAGCTGTTCCATCCCCTTAACCCTCAACATTCTTctttttcaaataataatccGATTATCTCTTGAAAGCCTCAACTGAAACTACCTGCACCACTCTAACAGACTACATTCCAGATCTCAGCACTCGCTGTATGAAAGCGTTTTCCTCATGTCTTCATtgattctttctctctgtcctccAAGACTTACTCTTTCTGCTGTtgcaaacagtttctccctgtccactTTGTCCACACGCCACATGGTTTTGGACAGGTCACTAAGtctcttctcaaccttctcttgtAGCTCCtcggaaaacagtcccaacttctccaatctattgcCGAACTGAAACCCTTCATCCAGACAACCACTCTCATCAATCTCTTCTCCACTCTCTTAGTGGGGAGTCCTTCAGTTGAGAGAGGGAACAATGGTGTTGGTTATATTAATGATGACCTTGCAGTGGGAGGGAATAAAGTCTCAGAGCATTTGCAGTTCCAAACAGTTCAAAGGTATTGTTAAAAGTTAGAGTAAAATTTCAACTAAATAGTCCCATTATGATAGAAATAGCATCCTTGAGGCTTAAAGAATGTTGAGAGTAAGTCGGGGTTCATAACATCAACAACTCATACCTAATTAGCATATTTAATGCAATAAAGTGTTCTACATtaagggcagtacggtggctcagtggttcaattcccacctcgggcaactgtctgtgtggaatttgcacattctccccgtgtctgcgtgggtttcctccaggtgctctggtttcctcccacagtccaaagaagagtAAGTCGGGGTTCATAACATCAGCAACTCATACCTAATTAGCATCTTTAATGCAATAAAGTGTTCTACattaagggcagcacggtggctcagtggttcaattcccacctcgggcaacggtctgtgtggaatttgcacattctccccgtgtctgcatgggtttcctccaggtgctctggtttcctcccacagtccaaagatgtgcaggttaggtgaattggccattctaaattgcccataatgttaggcgtaggggaatgggtctgggtgggttgctcttcggaggatcggtgtggactagttgggctgaagggcctgtttccacactgtagggaatctaatctaattattttaGGTAAtcaattatcaaacaaaatttgaatgtGAGTCTCATCTGGAGTGATTAAGTCCTGGATAGagaggacatggagaagatgtttccactagtggagAGAACAAGACCCAAGGCACAGCCTCAAATTAAAGAGATAGCCCTTTAGAACATTCATTTTATTGCTTCTCACTGAAACATCATTAGAGAcctgaaaataaaaccaaaaactgcggttgctggaaatctgaaactaaaggGATAGATACTGTGCATGAGCAATAAGTAGCAAGTTCAAAGAAGGACTAGGAATTggcacagacttggtgggccgaagggactgttcctgtgctgtattgtattgtattgtatgaAATTAAAAATCTTTTAAGTCCAATGACTGTTCTTCATttctgaggaaaagtcactgggctcaaaacattaactgtttctctctccacaaatagtgccagacctgctgaagtttcaccaataatttctgtttttgtttcagatctttagcaCCCGCAGATATTCGTTTAATTTGGGTGGAACATTTGTGTGTCGAATCGATGTCAAACTGAACATGAAATGGATTAATACATTATAGTGCGTGCgtgacagatgcaaaatattgacCAGGTAATTGCACGTGTACAATGTAAAGTATGAAATAGATTAATAAATTAGAGTAGGCACAATCAAACTTCTGATTTTCTCagcagaaacatcaaggtccatTTTATTCAAAATGTGTTAAGCTACAGAGAACACTTCGGTATTGATATGCGACAGCATCGCAGTTACGTAAGTATTTTAAGATTCTGAAGAGAATACATTTCAGTCCATCAAACTGTACTTCAAAGGCCATGTTTGAATGTCCCATGCTAAATCATTTGTCACTTGCAAATTTCCGTGACAGGATGCTACCAAAGttgaaaagaatgaaagggaGCTGAGATAAATCAGAAACCAGTGATTAACTGATGCCATCCAGAATTTTAAAGGCTTGGTGCGGAGGTGGGGGTTGGGCCTTTGGCAGAGTCATACAGTTCTGAGGGTTTGAGAAGAATAAGAATGGATGGTTTTTAAATCAACACAATGAGGACACAGGGAGGAGGAAGATAAGGATTTGTCAGAGCCTTAGTGGAACAAAAGAGGAAAGGTCAGTCATGTTATTATTGAGAGAGGTAAGAAAAATTGCCACAGGAAAGGAGACAAGCCAAAAACCTGAGATATAGTATGAAAactgaatgtgctggagaaactcagcagatctggcagcatctatagagagagaaaacagagttaatgatctGAGTCTGATATGAGTCTTCTTCGGTATTGAAAGAAGCTGGAAAATAATCTTTACTTATATTCTGACATTAGTGCGAAGGGCAGTCTGAGATTTACAATAATGATGTCATTAAAGGGCTCAGTCACAGGCATGGTGGGATAAATAACCTCTAGATCAAGGGTCTAAATAATATCATCCAAGAACAGAAAATCAATTGTAGTCTGAATCTTCCATAgattcaacccatcaagcctgtACCTGCGCTAGCTGCCACTGAATCACAAATCCTCTCTAATTACCTTTGCTGGCTCATTCCtcatatcagagtcaaaaagtgtggcgctggaaaagcacagcaagtcaggcagcatctgaggagcaggagaatcgacgtttcatcaggaatgttgattattatgtcgactctgctgctcttcggatgctgcctgacccgctgcactttttccagctccaggctttttgactctgattcttcaacatctgcagttctcacttcctccCACTCCTCATTTCaggttggagcaaattactgttgATGctaaaatctgaactgaaaacaaaaattgctggagatcacagtgggtcaggcagcatccacgcagagagagcaagctaatgactcttcatcagagcatctctctatggatgctgtctgacttgctgtgatctccagcatttgttgttttcagtacagattccatcatccacagtaatttgcttccACCTGGCCTCATGCAATATTTGTCCGAATGACAATCACTGACTAAGCACAAGCCCAAGGCTGCTGTGATCCTACTTTAGTCACATATGCAAATGCTGGTGGAAAATGCCATCTGTATGACAGAAGTGAAGGTCTGCGCATGTGTAAATTCACTTAATTGTGGTCTACCATGATTCAGTAACCAAGGATGTAAAGCACTCTCAATGATCAATAAAGCATGTCCACATTCTGCTTTCATTTTAAATCACACCATCAAATGTACATAAAGGTTGAAATTCATATGCACTGTACATGAATATGAGCAAAGAGATCCCACAGCCCTGACTGCGTCCATCAATCATTTCCTATTAACTTAACAATTATACAATTGGCCAAGTTTAAATTTTCCAATGAACTGCATGTGGCTTGTTATTAGTGAGTTGGACAATGCTGGTTGAGTTGCTGAGTGGACTGCCTGGTGTCACACTCAGCAGTACACATGAGGAAGGTGCTTGATACAATCCTTTGTTGCCTTTTCAGTTCAGATGCTGCAATTTTCTTCAGTCTCCTGAGACTGGGGACAAAATGAGTCTGGGTCATCTTTAACTGGAGGATGCATTTGGTCATCAAATGTAGCATTCAATTGTGATGTTCCACATGGTCCAACAGCTTGACGTCTCCTCTGAAGAATGGACAATGAGATGCGTTGCTCAGCGGTTGTGAGTGCTAATACATATCCAGCCCAATGCGACTTAGTTATGCAGGAGAAGCAAGTGAATCGAATGGAGTAAATAAAGTGAAGAAACCATTGTGACTCAGCTATTCCATAAATCCCATATCTACTCCCAACCTCCAAGCTTATTGGCAATCTCTCCatgtatttttcttcttttattctGTGCTGAGATGTACAAGGGAGGTCAGGTGGCTTAAAATGCTACATATCAATGAAGCAGAGCAATGTCACATTAATAAAATGTATCAATGTTACACATCTAATGTAAAACTGGCATTGCCAATGTGCATTGATCTGTTTGCACATGAACTGTGACTCTGTGCTCAACACCATGTCAACTTTCCCCTGCAAATTCTAGTTGTAAATAAATGTCCTATTGTGTTCAGCCATGGTAACAATATCTTTGGGTCACTGCACTTAATCCTGAAAGCGGTGTAGGAGTTCGCAGGTCTTTTTCTCAATGATTTCGTACATCTTTTTAATGCGTTTGTCAGTTACAGTCCGCACATAGCTCTCAGCATCCAGCACAGCCATTCCATCATAGACATCACCCATTATAAGGAGGGGTCCGTCTGTCAGGTTAATGTTTGGACAAGGGCAGTTCCAGTCCATGTTGATCATTATCACTTCCAAATGTTTGAAATCAAAAAACTTTAGTCCCATTTTCTCGTCCTTGAGCACCTCGTCCAGTGTAAATCTGGCAACTCCAGAGTCCTGTTCCTCCACAATCTCCGTCACCCTTCCCACAATGGCGTAGTCACTTCTGCAGAAGCTGGGCACGATCTTGTGACGGGGTCTGCACACTTTGCACTGCTGGCTTTTCGGGAACGGGCAGGTCTCCTCACACACTTCCTTGCTCTCAAAGTTATTCTTGTTGCCCTCGCAGCCACCGTAGACGAAAGCGTGGCACTGCTTCATCAGCGAGTTGTAGGCCCACCGAGCCTCCCACATCTTGCAAGGACCCTGCACAGCAGGAAAGGTACAGATATTGACTGACTCGTTGATACAAGCCAATCGGCACTCTTCGTAGGTCTCAAACTGGTTCTTGCTCCCCTCACAGCCTCCAAACAGGAATGTGGAGCACCTGCCCTTCTTGTGGTCATAAAACCACCTGACATATTGACGGCCACATTCCCTCTTGTCTGGATCTTTGAAGCACTCTCCAGATGGTAAAGGCTGGATTTTCCTGGCAGTGCTCTCTCCAGAATGTTTCCGTCTGATGACTGACAATGGGAAGTCCGCTCTCAGGAGGCCAGCAGCGTTCCTTGCGGTGCACGTATAGATACCTGCATCCTCTTGCTGGGTGTTGTAAATAACCAGTTGGCCAATATTGGTGACCACCACATTGGcgtacatttgatcaggtctcATGATGATGTTTTCCAGGTAGTCACTCTGCTTCTCCCAGGTGATGTCCGGCCTTGGACGCCCACTGACATCGCAGTGAAAGCTCACCGTGCCTCCGATATAGACGGACTGGTGGAAGGGGTTGGTGTAGAGAGCTGGAGGGATGGAGTCTTCCAAGGAGGTGGTTGATGTTGGGTTCACTGTGGTTTCTAAAGGCTGTGGGCTGGTGTTGGGCCAAGTGATGTGATACCGACAAGTCACCACTGTCAAGCTGATGCCCCTGATGCACGCCTCTGCATCCATGTAACATTTATTGTAGTAGGTCAGGCCATCGGAGGCACAGGTGAAATTGGGCTCCTTCTCACACCTGTCTTTGCACTTACAGATGGGCTGTCCATCCCAGATATCACACTCCGAGCCCTGCTGCGTGCACACAATCCTCTCACACGTCGCCTCTTTGGGTAAGTCCAAGGACGCTAAGCTGCCATCTGCAAACCTCGCTGCCACACAGCTCTTCAGGCCACACACATTCGTACAGCACTTCTCAAAGCTCTGACAATCCTGAAATCAGCAATGGACACAGAGGTTACTTCAACAGGAATGGGCTGGTCACTGACCAGGGACAGGTTCCCAATGTTGCCTCTTCTCAACTCATTTTATACATCTACTGAAACTCACACAATGGAATCAGGCAATAACATCATGTGTTCTATAAATATCTACAAGTTTCAAAGACATTTACAACACAAAGTTCAAGTCTGCAGAATCTCTTCATTGCACCTGGTAAAACTGAGAAATTGAGGCATACGGACTATCGTAGTATGAAGGATGCTCTATGGCGTGCTTGCTATTGGCATGAGACCAACAGCTCACCCATGTCTGCTGTGTCTGCAAGCAAGATCCCAGGTTGACCAGGATCTGAGTCAAAGCATGAGGAAGACCTTGATGTCCGCCGGTGTGCCTGAAGAAAAACATTCAAAAAGGAAAAGCAGAGGGGATAAATCAATAACCAGATGGGTAGAAAAGAGAGTCCATTAGTCGGAAAAGCCAGACCAATGCTATTCATCTGTGCTAGCTGGGGAAAGGAGTGCCCTCCATTGATCAGTCTCTACAGTCACAACATTGGTCTACCCAGAGTGCACACCATCGACAAAGACTCCCAAAAATGGACAGATGCCATCAAAATATCAAAGAAGCCCAGATGCACATGTAACAAATGTATTTAACGTTCTctgaatttcatttttttctgcagatgtgttcatctctgccttaaaatgcACCTCTGATTAAGAAATACATGCATAATAATCCTTCAATTAcatttcacacagggtggtagatgtatggaattctcttccacaattggcagtggatgctggatcagttgttaattttaaatctgaggttgatcttttttttgttaaacaaaggtattaagggataagggccaaaggcAAGTATACGGAGttcggcatctgaggagcaggagaattgtcgtttcgggcaaaagcccttcatccagatgctgcctgacccgctgtgcttttccagcaccactctctcgtctctaatctccagcatctacagtcctcacttttgcctatatggACTTAAGCCACAACTCAGccacgatctcactgaatggaagaagttaagccacttttggagtattgcattcaattctaggcTCCCTGGTATAGGAAAGACAGAATTATAGAGCTGTAGagcatgccaaacagatatcctaaataaatctagtcccttttgccagcatttggcccatatccatcttgaccatttctattcatacacctatccagatgccttctaattgttgtaaatgtaccagccaccactact harbors:
- the LOC122565056 gene encoding WAP, Kazal, immunoglobulin, Kunitz and NTR domain-containing protein 1-like, which codes for MALLWLLLKLLPPQSPPGASGTCPGRTQSHAEVPPHQAGRSSQDTATGSSLRPRHTGGHQGLPHALTQILVNLGSCLQTQQTWDCQSFEKCCTNVCGLKSCVAARFADGSLASLDLPKEATCERIVCTQQGSECDIWDGQPICKCKDRCEKEPNFTCASDGLTYYNKCYMDAEACIRGISLTVVTCRYHITWPNTSPQPLETTVNPTSTTSLEDSIPPALYTNPFHQSVYIGGTVSFHCDVSGRPRPDITWEKQSDYLENIIMRPDQMYANVVVTNIGQLVIYNTQQEDAGIYTCTARNAAGLLRADFPLSVIRRKHSGESTARKIQPLPSGECFKDPDKRECGRQYVRWFYDHKKGRCSTFLFGGCEGSKNQFETYEECRLACINESVNICTFPAVQGPCKMWEARWAYNSLMKQCHAFVYGGCEGNKNNFESKEVCEETCPFPKSQQCKVCRPRHKIVPSFCRSDYAIVGRVTEIVEEQDSGVARFTLDEVLKDEKMGLKFFDFKHLEVIMINMDWNCPCPNINLTDGPLLIMGDVYDGMAVLDAESYVRTVTDKRIKKMYEIIEKKTCELLHRFQD